The following are encoded together in the Proteiniphilum saccharofermentans genome:
- the mnmA gene encoding tRNA 2-thiouridine(34) synthase MnmA — protein MEIAALVSGGVDSSVVVHRLKEMGYDPTIFYIKIGMEDKDGYIDCPSEEDIEIVSFIARKYGCRFEIVSLHEEYWDSVVRYTIDSVKRGLTPNPDMMCNKLIKFGVFEQKWGHQFDKIATGHYATTTELDGLTWLSTAKDHIKDQTYFLGQISYMQVSKLMFPIGDLLKSEVRTIAAREKLPSAQRKDSQGICFLGKVNYNEFIERYLGRKDGLIVELETGNILGKHQGFWFHTIGQRKGLGLSGGPWFVIKKDVQRNIVYVSKGYDTIHQYGEIINLQGFEFITKDIWGDFDGEKEITFKIRHTPEFTPGKISKIGDLYRIHSSEPVQGIAAGQFGVVYDTEKNLCLGSGMIY, from the coding sequence ATGGAGATTGCGGCACTGGTATCAGGAGGAGTAGACAGTTCAGTTGTAGTACACCGGTTAAAGGAAATGGGCTACGACCCGACCATCTTTTATATAAAAATAGGGATGGAGGACAAGGACGGATATATCGACTGCCCGTCGGAAGAAGATATCGAGATCGTGTCATTCATCGCCAGAAAATATGGATGTCGCTTTGAGATAGTGTCGTTACATGAGGAGTATTGGGATAGTGTGGTACGCTACACCATCGATTCGGTCAAACGGGGATTGACGCCCAATCCCGATATGATGTGCAACAAACTGATCAAATTCGGTGTTTTTGAACAGAAATGGGGCCATCAGTTCGATAAGATTGCGACCGGGCACTATGCCACCACCACGGAGTTGGATGGATTGACATGGCTTTCCACCGCGAAAGACCACATAAAGGACCAGACCTATTTTCTGGGGCAAATAAGCTATATGCAAGTCTCTAAACTGATGTTTCCGATCGGCGATCTGCTTAAGTCGGAAGTACGGACTATTGCCGCCCGGGAGAAGTTACCGTCAGCCCAACGCAAAGACAGCCAGGGTATTTGTTTCCTGGGAAAAGTAAATTACAACGAGTTCATTGAACGCTACCTGGGTAGAAAGGACGGCCTTATCGTGGAACTGGAGACCGGGAATATCCTGGGCAAGCATCAGGGTTTCTGGTTCCATACCATCGGTCAGCGCAAGGGGCTGGGATTGAGTGGAGGCCCCTGGTTCGTGATCAAGAAAGATGTACAGCGGAATATCGTGTATGTTTCTAAAGGGTACGACACGATACACCAGTATGGTGAAATCATCAACCTGCAAGGATTTGAGTTTATCACCAAAGATATCTGGGGTGATTTTGATGGAGAAAAAGAGATTACCTTCAAGATAAGGCATACACCGGAGTTCACACCGGGAAAAATTTCAAAGATCGGTGATTTATACCGTATCCATTCCTCCGAGCCGGTGCAGGGCATTGCTGCCGGACAATTCGGGGTGGTATATGACACCGAGAAGAATTTGTGCCTGGGGAGTGGGATGATATATTGA
- a CDS encoding outer membrane beta-barrel protein encodes MRRIFIVVFLFLLLSIPKIQAQFEGTLGLGVHAGYGAEVNNLGGGIHIHFYRTNNIRFAPSFTYFLEDKGENMWMTDLDAHYILPVSYSASLYPIAGLHYSQWKYDASKGNGDSEKDWTKNRLGANLGLGFQHDIAYRVRANFELKYQFIKDYSQVFFSAGIGFWF; translated from the coding sequence ATGAGACGAATATTTATTGTAGTTTTCCTCTTTTTGCTGTTATCTATCCCAAAGATACAAGCGCAATTTGAGGGTACCTTAGGATTGGGTGTACATGCAGGATATGGAGCGGAGGTCAACAATCTGGGTGGTGGAATACATATTCATTTCTACCGGACAAATAATATCCGGTTCGCGCCTTCATTTACCTATTTTCTGGAAGACAAAGGAGAAAATATGTGGATGACGGACCTGGATGCACATTACATCCTGCCGGTTTCCTACTCTGCCTCACTATATCCGATTGCCGGTCTGCATTACTCCCAATGGAAGTACGATGCTTCAAAAGGGAACGGAGATTCCGAGAAGGACTGGACAAAGAATCGTCTGGGTGCGAATCTTGGCCTCGGGTTTCAGCATGACATAGCCTACAGGGTACGGGCTAACTTCGAGCTGAAATACCAATTTATCAAGGATTACTCGCAGGTATTTTTCAGTGCGGGAATAGGATTCTGGTTTTAA
- the hflX gene encoding GTPase HflX: MKDLITNEIKKENAILVGLITPEQNEEKVNEYLYELAFLAETAGLTPAKRFVQRLETPNTVTFVGSGKLQEIKNYVEEEENEIGVVIFDDELSARQLRNIERELKIRIMDRTSLILDIFAMRAQTAHAKAQVELAQYQYLLPRLTRMWTHLERQRGGGGTIMRGPGETQLETDRRIILDKISRLKQELKEIDKQKSVQRKNRGKLVRVALVGYTNVGKSTLMNLLSKSEVFAENKLFATLDTTVRKVTIENLPFLLTDTVGFIRKLPTHLIESFKSTLDEVREADILVHVVDISHPAFEEQIEVVEKTLFEIDETEKPSILVFNKIDAFSHVEKDEDDLTPKKRENYTLEELKQTWMHKMKENCIFISAREKTNIDNLKQIIYDKVKEIHITRFPYNDFLYQNYEEEE; encoded by the coding sequence ATGAAAGATCTCATTACTAACGAAATAAAAAAAGAAAACGCCATACTCGTAGGACTTATTACACCCGAACAAAACGAAGAGAAGGTGAATGAATACCTCTACGAGCTGGCATTCTTGGCAGAAACAGCAGGTCTTACTCCCGCAAAACGTTTTGTGCAGCGCTTAGAGACACCCAATACAGTGACGTTTGTGGGTAGCGGAAAACTGCAGGAGATAAAGAATTACGTGGAAGAGGAGGAGAATGAGATCGGTGTGGTTATCTTTGATGACGAATTGTCCGCCCGCCAACTCCGTAACATCGAGAGAGAGCTCAAGATCCGCATCATGGATCGTACCAGCCTGATTCTCGACATCTTTGCCATGCGTGCCCAGACAGCACATGCCAAGGCGCAGGTGGAACTGGCGCAGTACCAGTATCTGCTGCCGCGATTAACCCGTATGTGGACCCACCTCGAACGGCAACGGGGCGGTGGCGGTACCATCATGCGCGGACCGGGGGAAACACAGTTGGAGACCGACCGCCGTATTATCCTCGACAAGATATCGCGCCTGAAGCAGGAGTTGAAAGAGATCGACAAACAGAAAAGCGTCCAGCGTAAGAACCGGGGAAAACTGGTGCGGGTAGCATTAGTGGGATATACCAACGTAGGGAAATCCACATTGATGAACCTGTTGAGCAAAAGTGAGGTATTTGCAGAGAATAAGCTCTTTGCCACGCTCGACACGACCGTGCGCAAGGTGACCATCGAGAACCTGCCGTTCCTGCTTACCGACACCGTCGGCTTTATCCGCAAACTCCCCACCCACCTGATCGAGTCTTTCAAGTCGACCCTCGACGAGGTACGCGAGGCCGATATCCTGGTACATGTGGTGGATATTTCACATCCCGCCTTTGAAGAACAGATAGAAGTGGTAGAAAAAACCCTGTTCGAGATCGACGAAACAGAAAAACCCTCCATCCTTGTCTTCAATAAGATTGACGCTTTTTCACATGTCGAGAAAGATGAAGACGATCTCACTCCGAAGAAACGGGAGAATTACACACTCGAAGAGCTAAAACAGACCTGGATGCACAAGATGAAGGAGAACTGCATCTTTATCTCGGCCAGGGAGAAAACAAACATCGACAACCTGAAACAGATTATCTATGATAAGGTAAAAGAGATTCATATCACCCGCTTTCCCTATAACGACTTCCTGTATCAGAATTACGAAGAGGAGGAATAG
- a CDS encoding DASS family sodium-coupled anion symporter produces MEKETKFDPIDMNNYRIEKLPKMQKSGVEKWMAMVGAPLAIIVFALIYWVIDIPFLNTLSADGLDTTATARLDILGYEAFIRINYAMLAIFAAAIVLWITEALPNYLTSLLVIFGIVVFGVTTEKTAFAQLGHPVMWLNILSFVLASMLVKTQVAKRFALWFMVRFGKSASWIIFSFIIINIVLSAFISATTAKAAILLPIFMVIAAIYGATGGSKRNNFGRNLVLQNLFQINVGASGFLTGAGSNLLAAALMAGAIGGRIFSYQDWFVAGFPLAIILILIAWFVGSKIIFPLKEEEKVPQIEGGMERLKEELHNMGKMGVQEYKAIAIFVAVLVLWATDKQHGISQTTVAFAGAIVALLPKIGIVNWNEVDIPWHLMLFSAGAYALGVGLDATGLPGTIVNVSFAKLGITAATPFWVIYLVLTFLMLFSALIFQSKTMRTLIFIPIALGIEQQFGFHPLSLAFPVALLNNHVYVLPFNSKPAALLYTTDQYSWSDTFKFGFTMMIIAWVMIIVWGETVFRWLGYTNGLFF; encoded by the coding sequence ATGGAAAAAGAGACGAAGTTCGATCCGATCGACATGAATAATTACCGGATAGAGAAACTGCCTAAGATGCAAAAATCCGGTGTTGAAAAATGGATGGCTATGGTGGGAGCCCCTTTGGCTATCATCGTTTTTGCACTGATCTACTGGGTTATCGATATACCTTTCCTGAATACGCTCTCGGCGGATGGCCTGGATACCACAGCGACAGCACGCCTGGATATTCTGGGTTATGAGGCGTTTATCAGGATCAATTACGCCATGCTTGCCATATTTGCTGCAGCTATCGTGCTGTGGATTACCGAGGCCCTGCCCAACTACCTGACATCGTTACTGGTGATCTTCGGCATTGTTGTTTTTGGGGTTACCACCGAGAAGACCGCTTTTGCACAACTTGGACATCCGGTGATGTGGTTGAATATCCTCTCTTTTGTGCTTGCCAGTATGCTGGTGAAGACGCAGGTGGCCAAGCGTTTTGCATTGTGGTTTATGGTACGCTTCGGGAAATCGGCGTCGTGGATAATTTTCAGTTTTATCATTATCAATATTGTCCTTTCTGCTTTTATTTCGGCCACAACAGCCAAAGCTGCCATTTTATTGCCTATCTTTATGGTCATTGCTGCCATCTATGGGGCTACCGGAGGAAGCAAACGAAATAACTTCGGGAGGAACCTGGTCTTGCAAAACCTGTTCCAGATCAATGTGGGGGCCTCAGGTTTCCTCACCGGTGCCGGTTCCAACCTGTTGGCCGCGGCATTGATGGCGGGAGCGATCGGCGGAAGGATATTCAGCTATCAGGACTGGTTTGTCGCCGGGTTCCCGTTGGCTATTATCCTGATCCTTATTGCATGGTTTGTGGGATCCAAAATTATTTTCCCGCTAAAGGAAGAAGAAAAAGTCCCCCAGATTGAAGGAGGAATGGAACGCCTTAAAGAGGAACTTCACAACATGGGGAAGATGGGTGTGCAGGAATATAAGGCTATTGCCATATTTGTGGCGGTACTTGTGCTGTGGGCGACAGACAAGCAACACGGTATCAGTCAGACAACGGTAGCCTTCGCGGGTGCTATCGTGGCATTACTTCCCAAAATAGGGATTGTGAACTGGAACGAAGTGGATATTCCCTGGCACCTGATGCTGTTCTCCGCAGGCGCGTATGCGTTGGGCGTAGGTCTTGATGCCACCGGCTTACCCGGGACAATCGTCAATGTTTCTTTTGCCAAGCTGGGAATCACCGCGGCTACCCCTTTCTGGGTAATCTATCTGGTGCTGACATTCCTGATGCTTTTCAGCGCATTGATATTCCAGTCCAAGACGATGCGTACACTGATATTCATCCCTATTGCACTGGGTATTGAACAACAGTTTGGCTTCCATCCGTTGAGCCTCGCCTTTCCGGTGGCATTGCTGAACAATCACGTATATGTGTTGCCGTTCAACAGTAAACCCGCTGCGTTGTTATATACAACTGACCAGTATAGTTGGAGCGATACATTTAAATTTGGCTTTACGATGATGATCATTGCCTGGGTGATGATTATTGTCTGGGGAGAGACGGTATTCAGATGGTTGGGATACACTAACGGATTATTCTTTTAA
- a CDS encoding CYTH domain-containing protein — MAQEIERKFLVTSDAFKNEAARQMRITQGYLSSVPERTVRVRIKGDKGYITIKGMGSASGASRYEWEKEIPVTEVEELLKICEPGVIDKTRYEVKSGKFTFEVDEFYGENQGLVVAEIELSSEGDQFEKPEWLGEEVTGDARFYNSMLMKNPYTKW; from the coding sequence ATGGCACAGGAAATAGAAAGAAAGTTTTTGGTGACGTCTGATGCTTTTAAGAATGAAGCGGCCAGGCAGATGCGTATTACCCAGGGATACCTCTCGTCGGTTCCCGAACGCACCGTTCGGGTACGTATCAAAGGCGACAAGGGTTATATCACCATAAAGGGAATGGGCAGCGCAAGCGGAGCATCCCGCTATGAGTGGGAAAAAGAGATCCCGGTAACGGAAGTAGAGGAGCTGCTTAAGATCTGCGAACCGGGCGTGATCGACAAAACCCGTTATGAAGTAAAATCGGGCAAGTTTACTTTTGAAGTGGATGAGTTCTATGGTGAAAACCAGGGACTGGTTGTAGCGGAGATAGAATTATCCAGCGAAGGTGACCAGTTTGAAAAACCGGAATGGCTGGGTGAAGAAGTGACCGGCGATGCCCGTTTTTACAATTCGATGTTGATGAAGAATCCTTATACCAAGTGGTAG
- a CDS encoding lamin tail domain-containing protein, whose protein sequence is MKTKFLIANIFIVLVLLAVSCVEDEMYKGPANIEKVEFAPLEVTPADDVTITATITDLQGVTGAKIQYKVNGGSQSEVTMTKGNGDTYTGVIPKQADKAVVTFTVSADNKAGVSAVSNELTYTVGAPPIDYNNLVLNEIDGNSKAIELFNKGSVELSLTGVSLVKNNGSSAWWTGTAESGKIPAGGYVLIIQSNPDNPHLSGGSGISPKQNLKFELFGPDGASLGVFLRGDESNLGVGISDTAPNSYQRIPNGTGDWKLATPTNGAANPATGNDIPQS, encoded by the coding sequence ATGAAGACTAAATTTTTAATAGCAAATATATTTATTGTACTGGTATTACTGGCTGTATCATGCGTGGAAGACGAGATGTATAAAGGCCCGGCAAACATAGAGAAAGTAGAGTTCGCCCCGCTGGAAGTAACTCCTGCTGATGACGTGACCATAACGGCGACCATTACCGACCTGCAAGGCGTGACCGGAGCCAAGATTCAATATAAGGTAAACGGCGGAAGCCAGTCGGAGGTAACCATGACAAAAGGAAACGGTGATACCTATACCGGGGTAATTCCAAAACAGGCCGATAAGGCAGTTGTTACATTTACTGTGTCAGCCGATAATAAAGCAGGGGTCTCTGCCGTCTCAAATGAACTGACGTATACGGTGGGAGCACCTCCTATTGATTATAACAATCTGGTATTAAATGAAATTGATGGCAATAGCAAAGCTATTGAGTTATTTAACAAGGGATCGGTGGAGCTTTCATTGACCGGCGTATCACTTGTGAAGAATAATGGTTCAAGTGCCTGGTGGACAGGAACGGCGGAGAGCGGTAAAATACCCGCAGGAGGATATGTGCTTATTATCCAGAGTAACCCTGACAATCCGCATTTGTCAGGAGGAAGCGGAATTTCACCAAAGCAAAACCTGAAATTTGAATTGTTCGGACCTGATGGAGCGAGTTTAGGCGTCTTCCTGCGTGGAGATGAATCGAATCTTGGTGTTGGTATCAGTGATACCGCACCCAATTCCTATCAACGGATTCCCAATGGAACCGGAGACTGGAAGTTGGCCACGCCGACAAACGGTGCTGCTAATCCAGCCACAGGAAACGATATTCCTCAAAGCTAA
- a CDS encoding OprO/OprP family phosphate-selective porin has protein sequence MRRKTICLLLVLFVTGSAFAQDGVKYDQYGMEVQSKKIKTEMQDGRLVFESEDSDYKIWLDGRVQADYAGFFGVDDDYDEIGNGASIRRARFAVKAQVTRNWYGEFDIDMADGTAELKDAILRYDGIKNVEIQVGNFKENFSMQRNTSSRYLQFMERPMVTYLAPSRHLGANIKYSIPLIWASAGIFFQEIAGLEEVTNVQDNNKDYGRGTGESYTGKLVLRPLHKYNDMGLHIGGAVSYRTPKSTDAPSDFGGVRYSARNSTSINRKKYVDTDVIKGVDHSLLYTAELAGHYKGLRVETAYIGSTVSLKDDSPMVNKDNKNFGGWYAQAGYLLFGGQQRYDYGGAKYNRVQRGQKWGDLELTARYESIDLNDFDGGVYGGASEAYALGMNFWVNNNVKFMLNYQYNNNDRYANGKGKLLVGHDAAGKPTKDYTKVTESKGKAGIDYSMVSLRCEIVF, from the coding sequence ATGAGAAGAAAAACAATTTGTTTATTGCTGGTACTTTTTGTTACAGGCTCCGCTTTCGCACAGGACGGGGTAAAATACGACCAGTATGGAATGGAAGTACAGTCTAAGAAGATTAAGACTGAAATGCAGGATGGAAGGCTTGTTTTCGAATCGGAAGATTCTGATTACAAGATATGGCTTGATGGACGGGTTCAGGCCGACTACGCAGGCTTTTTCGGTGTGGATGATGATTATGACGAGATTGGAAACGGAGCCAGTATCCGTCGTGCCCGTTTTGCGGTAAAAGCCCAGGTAACGCGGAACTGGTACGGTGAATTTGATATCGACATGGCTGACGGGACTGCGGAGTTGAAAGATGCCATTCTCCGTTACGACGGGATCAAGAATGTGGAAATACAAGTGGGTAACTTCAAAGAAAATTTTTCCATGCAAAGGAATACCTCATCCCGTTACCTTCAGTTTATGGAGCGTCCTATGGTGACATATCTCGCGCCATCCCGTCATCTGGGAGCCAATATCAAGTACAGTATCCCATTGATCTGGGCGTCAGCCGGTATTTTCTTTCAGGAGATTGCAGGATTGGAAGAAGTGACCAATGTACAGGATAACAATAAGGATTATGGTCGCGGTACCGGAGAGTCGTACACCGGAAAACTGGTTTTACGCCCGTTACACAAATACAATGACATGGGGTTGCATATAGGAGGAGCGGTATCATACCGGACTCCCAAATCTACTGATGCGCCATCCGATTTTGGCGGTGTACGCTACAGTGCCAGGAACTCTACTTCTATCAACCGGAAAAAGTATGTCGATACCGATGTGATTAAAGGGGTAGATCACTCATTGCTCTATACAGCAGAGTTGGCAGGCCATTATAAAGGGCTTCGCGTGGAAACCGCCTATATTGGGAGTACCGTTTCCCTTAAGGACGATTCCCCCATGGTGAACAAGGATAACAAGAATTTCGGCGGATGGTATGCACAGGCCGGATATCTTCTTTTCGGCGGTCAGCAACGCTACGATTACGGAGGAGCAAAATACAATCGTGTACAGCGCGGACAAAAATGGGGTGATTTGGAATTGACTGCCCGTTATGAGAGTATCGACCTGAACGATTTCGATGGAGGTGTCTATGGTGGGGCATCCGAAGCTTATGCCCTGGGCATGAACTTCTGGGTGAATAATAATGTGAAATTCATGCTCAACTACCAGTATAACAACAACGACCGTTATGCGAATGGTAAAGGTAAATTGTTGGTAGGCCATGATGCGGCCGGTAAACCTACGAAAGACTATACAAAAGTGACCGAGTCGAAAGGCAAAGCGGGTATAGATTACAGCATGGTATCACTGCGTTGTGAAATTGTTTTCTAA
- a CDS encoding inorganic phosphate transporter codes for MFIYLFLVSGLFLGWSLGANDASNIFGTAVGTRMVKFRTAAIIGSIFVILGAVIQGAGTTKTLSELGSVNMIGGAFTVALCAAIIVTIMTKYRLPISTGQAIVGAIIGWCYYTSNPVEYGILVKIVGSWVFGPILGAVFSFVLYLLVRKFIHSSRMHMLKMESIIRTSLIIVGAFAAYSLGANNIANVMGVFVNSFSVSLSIGSLYISSTQLLFFIGSLAIALGIFTYSKKVMYTIGNGVLSMTPEMAIVAVLAQALVLFIFSSTSLSNALISTGLPPIPLVPVSSTQVLVGALIGVGLVKGVQELKMKMLGNIMLSWITTPILSAAFTFVSLFFVDRVFGIPVSDNEIIPDPVVHAEQAAAVTYYIPVNATNKFFLMALILLVIAFIIYTVVLNKRNYAKARAEGYRQAEQNQFSDYQKALNEIEVSTVQLENVSLATRLEEKKNQLITYSLNIGEQRRYLELISDSIEQAIRASTAEEKNKLLRNQLIEIKQRMSFSGEVDEIYRQAEQVHMEFIEKLNESYPNLTNKEKKILVLLRIGLSSKEMAPLLNISTKSVEISRYRLRTKMGLNRNDSLTQFIQSL; via the coding sequence ATGTTTATATACCTTTTCCTTGTAAGTGGGCTGTTTCTAGGCTGGTCATTAGGCGCCAATGACGCATCCAATATCTTTGGTACGGCAGTCGGAACCCGGATGGTCAAATTCAGGACAGCCGCTATCATCGGAAGCATATTCGTTATACTGGGGGCGGTAATACAGGGGGCCGGTACCACGAAGACCTTATCTGAACTGGGTTCCGTAAATATGATTGGGGGCGCTTTTACGGTCGCACTGTGCGCCGCTATTATCGTGACGATAATGACAAAGTATCGCTTGCCTATTTCAACAGGCCAAGCCATTGTCGGGGCTATTATCGGCTGGTGCTATTACACTTCAAATCCTGTTGAATACGGCATTTTGGTAAAAATAGTGGGCTCGTGGGTTTTTGGCCCGATCCTGGGCGCCGTATTCTCTTTTGTCTTGTATTTGCTGGTTCGCAAATTTATCCATTCATCGCGTATGCACATGCTGAAGATGGAGTCAATCATCAGGACTTCATTAATAATTGTCGGCGCGTTTGCCGCCTACAGTCTGGGTGCAAATAATATCGCCAATGTGATGGGGGTATTCGTGAATTCGTTTTCTGTTTCACTCAGTATCGGCTCGTTGTATATTTCTTCAACACAATTGCTGTTTTTCATCGGCTCCCTCGCGATCGCCTTAGGTATTTTTACCTATAGCAAGAAAGTAATGTACACAATAGGCAACGGTGTTCTGTCAATGACTCCGGAAATGGCGATCGTGGCAGTACTGGCGCAAGCTTTGGTTTTATTTATCTTTTCTTCTACATCCCTGTCCAACGCGTTAATAAGTACCGGTTTGCCGCCGATACCTTTGGTGCCGGTTTCCAGCACCCAAGTGTTGGTCGGTGCCTTGATCGGCGTAGGACTTGTGAAGGGAGTACAGGAACTGAAGATGAAGATGCTTGGGAATATTATGCTGAGTTGGATTACTACTCCCATCCTGTCGGCTGCTTTCACGTTTGTCAGTTTATTCTTTGTGGACAGGGTTTTCGGAATCCCGGTGTCGGATAATGAGATCATCCCCGATCCGGTAGTTCATGCGGAGCAAGCTGCTGCTGTGACATACTACATACCTGTAAATGCAACCAATAAATTTTTCCTTATGGCGCTGATCCTTCTGGTAATAGCTTTTATTATTTATACTGTTGTCCTGAACAAGCGTAATTACGCGAAAGCGCGTGCCGAGGGTTATCGGCAAGCCGAACAGAATCAGTTTAGCGATTACCAGAAAGCATTGAATGAAATAGAAGTCAGTACCGTTCAATTGGAAAATGTGAGTCTGGCCACCCGTTTGGAGGAGAAAAAAAATCAGCTGATAACCTATTCGTTAAACATCGGTGAACAGCGCAGATACCTGGAACTTATTTCGGACTCCATAGAGCAGGCTATCAGGGCTAGTACTGCCGAGGAAAAGAATAAACTACTGAGAAACCAGTTGATAGAGATAAAACAGCGTATGAGTTTTTCGGGTGAAGTAGATGAGATCTATCGCCAGGCCGAACAAGTGCATATGGAATTCATCGAAAAACTAAATGAATCCTATCCTAACCTGACAAATAAAGAAAAGAAAATTCTGGTCCTGCTGCGAATCGGTTTGTCATCAAAAGAAATGGCGCCACTGCTTAATATTTCAACCAAAAGCGTAGAGATATCGCGTTACCGGTTAAGAACCAAAATGGGGCTGAATAGAAACGACAGTCTGACACAGTTTATTCAATCACTATAA
- a CDS encoding DUF47 domain-containing protein: protein MLFSRTNQSIELIDKFLNCVDQSLLLFKEGVKNYLYNNTEKFNNDILELANSERDSDKLRREIETTLYVQSLMPQVRGDIMRLLEEMDNLIDQAKKNLFQFEVETPNIPAELISDFIRLTQTSVSAAESTIPAAKSYFNEPVNVNEKIHRVYFYEKETDLMADIIRRKIFKEMPDLKLSEKFHLRYFTLHIENISDTAEKVADLLSIMAIKRMV from the coding sequence ATGTTATTTTCCCGAACCAATCAATCCATAGAACTCATTGATAAATTCTTGAATTGTGTTGACCAGAGTTTGTTGCTTTTTAAAGAAGGAGTGAAAAATTACCTGTATAATAATACAGAGAAATTCAATAACGATATATTGGAACTCGCTAACTCAGAGAGAGATTCTGATAAGTTGCGTCGAGAGATTGAAACGACCTTGTATGTCCAATCGTTGATGCCACAGGTACGGGGAGATATCATGCGCCTGCTTGAAGAGATGGACAATCTGATTGATCAGGCAAAAAAGAATTTATTCCAATTTGAGGTGGAGACACCCAATATTCCTGCAGAGTTGATATCCGACTTTATCCGCCTTACCCAAACATCGGTCTCTGCTGCCGAATCCACGATACCTGCCGCGAAGTCATACTTTAATGAGCCTGTAAATGTAAATGAAAAGATACACAGGGTTTATTTTTATGAAAAGGAAACTGACCTGATGGCAGATATCATCCGGCGAAAGATATTTAAAGAAATGCCGGATCTAAAGTTGAGTGAAAAGTTCCATTTGCGGTATTTCACATTGCATATAGAAAATATCTCGGACACGGCCGAAAAAGTAGCGGATCTGCTCTCTATTATGGCAATTAAACGAATGGTATAA